Proteins encoded together in one Flavobacterium keumense window:
- the ccoG gene encoding cytochrome c oxidase accessory protein CcoG translates to MSSLQDESFRDSIGTIDEAGKRKYVFPKKPSGRLYEYRKLVSYFLLAILIANPFIKVNGNQFMMFNVLERRFNIFGFPFWPQDFYLFVLFMIVGVVFVILFTVIFGRIFCGWICPQTIFLEMVFRRIEYWIEGDRGAQIRLSKQEWNAEKIRKKGIKWFLFLVISFFIANVFLAYLISSDELLKMIEEGPESHLSTLIALLIFTGVFYFVFVWFREQVCIIACPYGRLQGVLLDNKSINVAYDFVRGEKEAGRAKFNKNEDRATAGKGDCIDCHQCVHVCPTGIDIRNGTQLECVNCTACIDECDTIMESVGLPKGLIRYASEDEIEKNAKFKFTARMKGYTAVLIILVGVLTGLLFLRTDVEATILRLPGQLYQHKGENISNIYTFKIINKTNEEFKDIHFKLVGIKGSLKVVGKQDFKVPKQGMNSGTLFVEINQYLLETDKTKLEIEVYNGNKKIETATTNFLSPRSFD, encoded by the coding sequence ATGTCCAGTTTACAAGATGAGTCTTTTAGAGACAGTATCGGTACTATTGATGAGGCCGGAAAAAGAAAATATGTATTTCCTAAAAAACCTTCAGGTAGGTTGTATGAGTACCGAAAATTAGTCAGTTATTTTTTATTGGCTATTCTTATTGCTAATCCATTCATTAAAGTTAATGGCAACCAGTTCATGATGTTCAATGTCTTGGAACGCCGATTTAATATTTTTGGATTTCCATTTTGGCCTCAAGATTTTTATCTGTTTGTATTATTCATGATTGTTGGGGTCGTTTTTGTTATTCTCTTTACCGTTATTTTTGGGAGGATATTTTGTGGATGGATTTGTCCGCAAACCATCTTTTTAGAAATGGTTTTTCGTCGAATAGAGTATTGGATTGAAGGAGATCGAGGAGCACAAATCCGATTGAGTAAACAAGAATGGAATGCCGAGAAGATTAGAAAAAAAGGAATCAAATGGTTTTTGTTTCTTGTGATTTCTTTTTTCATTGCGAATGTATTTTTAGCCTATTTAATCAGTAGTGATGAATTGCTAAAAATGATTGAAGAGGGACCCGAAAGTCATTTGAGTACTTTAATTGCGTTATTGATTTTTACAGGCGTTTTTTATTTCGTTTTTGTTTGGTTTAGAGAACAAGTGTGCATCATTGCGTGTCCTTATGGAAGATTACAAGGAGTACTTTTGGATAACAAATCGATTAATGTGGCGTACGATTTTGTACGTGGCGAAAAAGAAGCAGGAAGAGCTAAATTCAATAAAAATGAAGATCGTGCTACAGCCGGAAAAGGAGATTGTATCGATTGCCACCAATGTGTACACGTTTGTCCTACAGGAATAGATATTAGAAACGGAACACAATTGGAATGTGTAAACTGCACTGCTTGTATTGATGAGTGCGATACTATTATGGAAAGCGTTGGTTTACCCAAAGGTTTAATTCGTTATGCATCCGAAGACGAAATTGAGAAAAACGCTAAGTTTAAATTTACAGCAAGGATGAAAGGCTACACAGCTGTATTAATTATCTTGGTTGGAGTATTAACAGGTTTATTGTTTTTGCGAACCGATGTAGAGGCAACAATCTTACGTTTGCCAGGTCAATTGTACCAACATAAAGGTGAAAATATCAGTAATATCTATACCTTTAAAATTATTAATAAGACCAATGAAGAATTTAAGGATATTCACTTTAAATTGGTTGGAATTAAAGGGAGTTTGAAGGTAGTAGGAAAACAAGATTTTAAAGTGCCAAAACAAGGTATGAACAGTGGAACTTTATTTGTTGAAATTAATCAATATCTCTTAGAAACAGATAAAACCAAGTTAGAAATTGAGGTGTATAACGGAAATAAAAAAATTGAAACAGCAACGACAAATTTCTTAAGTCCGAGAAGTTTTGATTAG